In Nitrospira sp., one genomic interval encodes:
- a CDS encoding MFS transporter, with translation MQEDRTIPHPSNSLVTAVTERSADAAGHPHRWLLTRDFQLLWWSQVLSQVADGVSKLALLWFVYAVTGSPLKTTVIGLLQTLPPILLGPFIGVMVDRLPKKAILIGSDLARGLLIGLIPCWISVAQFTVDALYALTFLYGVATALFVPTLSSSVPFMVRRSQYTAANALLQGTTSLGIIIGPALSGLGIAFSGSQDVLCMNAGTYLLSALLLLPIRLSEGRAGKGEEGGVRQVLHALWEGLWYILAGERRLLWLVLLAALYTFAAGAFTTLFPVFGRNLLELGPVEVGYLWSWLGVGLCLTSLGLIRLSGWSLRRRLSTVVLFALLSGASALMLVWVQEFRIAALLVTCVGAGFGGWTPIAWGMVQEVAPPTLVGRVMALYTAIATTTSMAGMTVFGWVAESWGAASAVVGISFTLLLLALVSGWWSVEVESS, from the coding sequence ATGCAGGAGGATCGGACCATCCCGCACCCGTCAAACAGCCTGGTGACAGCCGTGACGGAGCGGTCTGCGGACGCTGCGGGGCACCCCCATCGGTGGCTGCTGACGCGCGACTTTCAACTCCTCTGGTGGAGTCAGGTGCTCTCCCAGGTGGCCGATGGAGTGAGCAAGCTCGCCCTGCTCTGGTTTGTATACGCCGTGACCGGGTCACCACTCAAAACCACCGTGATCGGGCTCTTACAAACGTTGCCTCCTATCCTGCTGGGGCCGTTCATCGGAGTGATGGTCGATCGCCTTCCCAAGAAGGCCATCCTGATCGGCAGCGACTTGGCCCGTGGGCTCTTAATCGGCCTGATCCCCTGCTGGATCTCCGTCGCGCAGTTTACGGTCGATGCCCTCTATGCGCTGACTTTTCTGTACGGCGTGGCGACGGCGCTGTTCGTTCCGACACTGTCGTCGTCGGTGCCGTTCATGGTGCGGCGGTCTCAGTACACGGCGGCCAACGCCTTGCTCCAAGGGACGACCAGTCTCGGCATCATCATCGGGCCGGCCTTGAGCGGGCTCGGCATCGCCTTTTCCGGGTCGCAGGACGTGCTCTGCATGAATGCAGGGACCTATCTCCTGTCCGCGTTGCTGCTGTTGCCGATCCGGTTGAGCGAGGGGCGCGCAGGCAAGGGCGAGGAAGGCGGAGTGCGGCAGGTTCTTCATGCCCTGTGGGAGGGATTGTGGTACATCCTTGCCGGCGAACGTCGGCTGTTGTGGTTGGTGCTCTTGGCGGCGCTCTATACCTTTGCCGCGGGCGCCTTCACCACATTGTTTCCGGTGTTCGGACGGAATCTCCTCGAGCTCGGTCCGGTCGAGGTGGGGTATCTCTGGTCGTGGCTGGGGGTGGGACTCTGCCTGACCTCGCTGGGCTTGATTCGGTTGAGCGGCTGGAGTCTTCGGCGGCGGCTCTCGACCGTCGTGCTGTTTGCCTTGTTGAGCGGCGCGTCGGCGCTGATGTTGGTCTGGGTTCAGGAATTTCGCATTGCTGCCCTGTTGGTCACCTGCGTCGGCGCCGGTTTCGGAGGCTGGACGCCGATTGCCTGGGGAATGGTGCAGGAAGTGGCTCCACCGACTCTGGTGGGGCGGGTCATGGCGCTGTACACGGCTATTGCGACAACTACCTCGATGGCAGGGATGACGGTGTTCGGGTGGGTGGCGGAGTCGTGGGGGGCTGCGAGCGCGGTCGTCGGCATCTCCTTCACCCTGTTGCTCCTTGCCCTGGTCAGCGGTTGGTGGAGCGTCGAGGTGGAATCCTCCTGA
- a CDS encoding MFS transporter, translated as MAQDSSTEPNNRGWRLIRTRDFGLLWWGQVTSQIGEGLNKVALLWFVYELTGSAMKMTMVGLLQTIPPLLFGPVIGVYLDRWPKKQVMVWVDVIRAGLTFLIPALYAVDALSIERLYLLIFVTSIVSTVFGPALVSAVPLLVRPSELTAANALIQGTGNLGMLFGPAISGLLIALIGSERALFINSGTFLISALCLMPIHFVTQAVGSSTSAHSLWGDLKQGFRFVFGRRSMVFTLVVISSLYNLGVSAFVFILPVYAKEFLQVGPVQLGWLWSALGVGMLVASTWLAWKQQNDMQGRLRIVVRGMTVGGIAVGSLSLLEQPLIAAAVVIIVGGSTAVLNPIVWALLQEVTPEPLIGRVLTTFSVGSMASAMAGMTGFGWVAESLGPAASLMGLGVVLLMTAAVAVYCARCTQSPIAVP; from the coding sequence ATGGCACAAGACTCATCGACGGAGCCGAACAACAGAGGCTGGCGCCTCATCAGAACCAGAGACTTCGGATTGTTGTGGTGGGGACAGGTGACCTCGCAAATCGGCGAGGGCCTGAATAAGGTGGCCCTCCTCTGGTTCGTGTATGAGTTAACGGGGTCTGCCATGAAGATGACCATGGTGGGATTGTTGCAGACGATCCCTCCGTTGTTGTTCGGTCCGGTGATCGGTGTCTATCTCGACCGGTGGCCCAAGAAGCAGGTAATGGTGTGGGTGGACGTGATTCGGGCCGGCCTGACTTTTCTGATTCCGGCACTGTACGCCGTGGACGCGCTGTCGATCGAGCGGCTGTACCTCCTCATTTTCGTCACTTCGATCGTCTCGACCGTGTTCGGACCGGCCTTGGTGTCCGCCGTGCCCTTGCTGGTCCGCCCGTCCGAACTGACTGCGGCCAACGCCCTCATTCAAGGTACCGGCAATTTGGGAATGTTATTCGGTCCGGCGATCAGCGGTCTGCTCATCGCACTGATCGGATCGGAGCGTGCGCTGTTCATCAACTCGGGTACCTTCTTGATCTCAGCGTTGTGCCTGATGCCCATTCACTTCGTGACACAGGCGGTGGGCTCTTCGACGTCGGCCCATTCGCTCTGGGGTGACCTGAAGCAGGGATTCCGTTTCGTGTTCGGCCGACGATCCATGGTCTTCACGCTGGTCGTCATTTCCTCGCTGTACAACCTGGGCGTCAGCGCCTTTGTGTTTATCCTGCCGGTGTATGCCAAGGAGTTTCTCCAAGTGGGGCCGGTGCAATTAGGCTGGTTGTGGAGCGCGCTGGGCGTGGGGATGTTGGTGGCTTCGACGTGGCTCGCGTGGAAACAACAGAACGACATGCAGGGTCGGTTGCGCATCGTGGTTCGGGGCATGACGGTGGGCGGCATCGCGGTGGGCAGTCTCAGTCTCCTCGAACAACCGTTGATTGCCGCGGCCGTCGTGATCATCGTCGGCGGAAGTACGGCCGTCCTGAATCCGATCGTGTGGGCTCTGTTGCAAGAAGTGACTCCGGAACCGCTGATCGGTCGAGTGCTCACGACCTTCAGCGTCGGCTCGATGGCCTCCGCCATGGCGGGGATGACGGGCTTCGGCTGGGTGGCGGAGTCTTTGGGGCCGGCGGCGAGCCTGATGGGGCTCGGGGTGGTCTTGTTGATGACCGCTGCGGTCGCCGTGTATTGCGCGAGATGCACCCAGAGCCCGATCGCGGTACCGTGA
- a CDS encoding YtxH domain-containing protein, whose amino-acid sequence MYNQDSSNWSAFIAGAFIGAGIALLLAPQSGPELRSTLRDYAARAKDELDEATEQGRAAWDRAVERGQEYVEGGKQTLRKAGQAAREFVDETVQSAEKTVEEASSRRG is encoded by the coding sequence ATGTACAACCAGGATTCGTCTAATTGGTCCGCCTTTATCGCAGGAGCCTTCATCGGCGCAGGAATCGCCTTGCTCTTGGCGCCGCAATCGGGACCGGAACTTCGGTCCACCCTTCGGGACTATGCCGCTCGGGCCAAGGATGAACTCGACGAAGCCACGGAACAAGGGCGCGCCGCCTGGGACCGCGCCGTCGAGCGGGGACAAGAATATGTGGAAGGCGGCAAACAGACCTTGCGCAAGGCAGGCCAGGCCGCACGCGAGTTTGTGGACGAGACCGTGCAAAGCGCAGAAAAGACCGTGGAAGAAGCCTCCTCGCGCCGAGGGTAA
- a CDS encoding BON domain-containing protein, producing MMTRMTHIMFGLALVTLVGCQSTTGKTAGQTIDDASITAAVHSKLASDRLSNFTRIDVDTERGVVTLNGVVGTAEQKMRVAELTREVNGVRTINNNLQIQPQ from the coding sequence ATGATGACCCGCATGACTCACATAATGTTCGGCTTGGCCCTCGTGACGCTCGTCGGCTGCCAATCCACCACCGGCAAGACGGCCGGGCAAACCATCGACGATGCCTCCATCACAGCCGCGGTCCATTCCAAGCTGGCTTCGGACCGTCTGTCGAACTTCACCCGCATCGACGTCGACACAGAACGGGGTGTTGTCACGCTCAACGGGGTCGTGGGGACCGCCGAGCAGAAGATGCGCGTGGCCGAACTGACGCGCGAGGTGAACGGCGTCCGGACAATCAACAACAACCTTCAAATCCAACCCCAGTAA
- a CDS encoding DUF4403 family protein, producing the protein MKHRRTLVVPVLTAVFLTGVACSHTIPKSSSQPVPPPITSAVPSFTAMAKEDAPAPVSHVPVQVKTDLTPIQTAIRQAVPDRLTETGHPLEQEFRWTFVRTGEPHVHIQDGLVAIHAEYKGDIEARGSSRACRLDPVYATLDATGTLLLVQSRETLSFAFDLTHAAVGTKPESDARCNMFNRSINEQLPELFSLTQVKTAMVDAVHPEAFGIPFQRIWNNLEGPLSIPVASLNTRACLYGNPREMLVSQQKGTVQETVIVGTAKQMPLVTYEAACSEAAPTVALVSSGPASTEKKPYVILAKIPLSYQQVSHQLQGKLFHQTIFLDSATSDAAVIERVSAADANGRVLLTVETAGDLKGTIYYWGTPRLDDTGKTLTIPDLQMANESRTAIDSIRVGYWQAVDRELQPKLRQAIAIDLSNQVDRLKQTVTGSHRSGDLTMDILVTRQQPDQVWSSTQGITVSILLEGTANATGQMTLEGQPPRAMLRGESR; encoded by the coding sequence ATGAAGCATCGTCGCACCCTCGTGGTTCCAGTCCTCACCGCCGTCTTTCTGACGGGGGTGGCCTGCAGCCATACCATTCCCAAGAGTTCCTCTCAACCGGTGCCGCCGCCCATTACGAGCGCAGTTCCCTCCTTCACTGCGATGGCGAAGGAGGACGCACCGGCCCCGGTGTCGCACGTGCCGGTTCAGGTCAAGACGGATCTGACGCCCATTCAAACGGCAATCCGCCAAGCCGTGCCGGATCGTCTTACGGAGACAGGGCATCCTTTGGAACAGGAGTTCCGGTGGACGTTCGTTAGGACCGGCGAGCCTCACGTACACATCCAAGACGGCCTAGTTGCGATCCATGCGGAGTACAAGGGCGACATCGAGGCGCGTGGGAGTTCCCGCGCCTGCCGATTGGATCCCGTCTATGCGACGCTGGACGCCACCGGAACACTCCTACTCGTGCAAAGCCGCGAGACGCTCTCCTTTGCGTTCGACCTCACTCATGCGGCAGTCGGTACGAAACCGGAGAGCGATGCACGTTGCAATATGTTCAACCGGTCTATCAATGAGCAGTTGCCGGAGTTGTTCAGCCTGACGCAGGTCAAAACCGCCATGGTGGACGCTGTGCATCCGGAGGCCTTCGGCATTCCGTTCCAACGCATCTGGAACAACCTAGAAGGCCCCTTGTCGATTCCCGTGGCCTCCTTGAACACGCGCGCCTGCCTGTACGGCAATCCGCGGGAAATGCTCGTGAGCCAACAGAAGGGAACCGTACAGGAGACGGTGATTGTCGGCACCGCCAAACAGATGCCGTTGGTCACCTATGAGGCGGCCTGTTCGGAAGCGGCTCCCACCGTGGCGCTCGTGAGCTCCGGTCCGGCCTCCACGGAGAAGAAGCCGTACGTGATCCTCGCCAAGATTCCGCTCTCCTATCAACAGGTATCGCACCAGCTCCAGGGCAAACTGTTCCATCAGACGATCTTCTTGGACTCGGCAACCTCCGATGCCGCCGTCATCGAGCGGGTCTCCGCCGCCGATGCCAACGGACGGGTCCTGCTCACGGTCGAGACGGCCGGAGACCTCAAGGGCACCATCTACTACTGGGGCACCCCACGATTGGATGATACCGGGAAGACCCTCACGATCCCCGATTTGCAGATGGCGAATGAATCTCGAACCGCCATCGATTCCATTCGCGTCGGATATTGGCAGGCCGTGGACCGCGAACTGCAGCCCAAACTCCGGCAGGCAATCGCCATAGACCTGTCCAACCAAGTGGATCGGTTGAAGCAGACCGTCACCGGAAGCCACCGGTCCGGGGACCTCACCATGGATATTCTGGTCACCAGGCAGCAGCCGGATCAGGTGTGGTCCTCCACGCAAGGTATCACCGTGTCCATCTTGCTGGAAGGCACGGCTAACGCCACGGGTCAGATGACGCTCGAAGGCCAACCGCCCCGGGCCATGCTGCGGGGTGAGAGTCGCTGA